Proteins found in one Triticum urartu cultivar G1812 chromosome 4, Tu2.1, whole genome shotgun sequence genomic segment:
- the LOC125552089 gene encoding protein SIEL-like isoform X6 — protein MDEGLAASEPGPSVAKRARFMGPHASSSSGADPEMEIRALVSMASGLYPLARAEALSGLAAVLEKVNAGGGVVECCYACAEKLLRDEDEGIRLAAVRLVGLCAEKFAMRKELGGDGDQMDRVFLQLSSMARDMCTEVRIEAFNALAKMQRVSEGVLLQSLSKKIIKTDTGSASSIKGKKLPPKLSSPCAAGIFAHGVEDEFYQVRTVACKTRGALAKLSNQYAQKALDLLMDMMNDDTEAVRLQTLQTLFDMATYGCLSMQEKHMHMFLGILMDPNVVVQNAARKILGSVNLPKLQMFKSALDGLIAGLEKNPEDQDIYGVLFSIGKNHGSFSANIAKHLAKEFFQVRYILERRSIWHLMES, from the exons ATGGACGAGGGCCTCGCCGCTTCTGAACCCGGCCCATCCGTCGCCAAGCGGGCTCGGTTTATGGGGCCGCACGCATCCAGTAGCTCAGGCGCTGACCCTGAGATGGAGATCCGAGCACTAGTCTCGATGGCCAGCGGACTCTACCCGTTGGCACGGGCGGAGGCGCTCAGCGGCCTCGCTGCGGTCCTCGAGAAGGTGAATGCCGGCGGCGGGGTTGTGGAGTGTTGCTACGCTTGCGCGGAGAAATTGCTGAGGGACGAGGACGAGGGTATCAGGTTGGCCGCTGTGCGATTG GTTGGCCTTTGTGCGGAAAAGTTTGCCATGAGAAAGGAGTTGGGTGGTGATGGTGACCAAATGGACCGGGTTTTCCTACAG CTTAGCTCCATGGCTAGGGACATGTGTACAGAAGTAAGAATTGAAGCATTCAACGCACTTGCCAAAATGCAGAGAGTATCTGAAGGTGTTTTGCTTCAGTCACTGTCTAAGAAGATCATAAAAACTGACACTGGGAGTGCCTCTAGCATCAAAGGGAAAAAATTACCACCTAAATTATCATCCCCCTGTGCTGCTGGCATATTTGCACATGGGGTTGAAGATGAATTTTATCAG GTCCGAACAGTTGCATGTAAAACGCGGGGAGCTCTTGCAAAGCTTTCAAACCAATATGCACAGAAGGCCTTGGACTTGTTGATGGACATGATGAATGATGATACAGAAGCAGTTAGACTGCAAACTTTGCAGACGCTGTTTGATATGGCAACATATGGATGTTTGAGCATGCAGGAGAAGCACATGCACATG TTCCTTGGCATATTGATGGATCCCAATGTCGTAGTTCAAAATGCAGCACGCAAGATCCTAGGGTCAGTGAATCTGCCTAAACTTCAAATGTTTAAATCTGCACTTGATGGTCTCATTGCAGGTCTGGAGAAAAATCCAGAG GATCAAGATATATATGGCGTTCTGTTTTCCATTGGCAAGAATCATGGGAGCTTTTCAGCCAATATAGCCAAACAtttagccaaagag TTCTTTCAAGTTCGGTATATACTAGAAAGGAG ATCAATATGGCATCTGATGGAGAGCTGA
- the LOC125552089 gene encoding protein SIEL-like isoform X3, whose translation MRKELGGDGDQMDRVFLQLSSMARDMCTEVRIEAFNALAKMQRVSEGVLLQSLSKKIIKTDTGSASSIKGKKLPPKLSSPCAAGIFAHGVEDEFYQVRTVACKTRGALAKLSNQYAQKALDLLMDMMNDDTEAVRLQTLQTLFDMATYGCLSMQEKHMHMFLGILMDPNVVVQNAARKILGSVNLPKLQMFKSALDGLIAGLEKNPEDQDIYGVLFSIGKNHGSFSANIAKHLAKEFFQVRYILERRYYLNSINMASDGELILDKPRIKALLMVSVLAAYDDKDKKLDIPAVILSHAIPLFGMISCALAEDEQDSLLSYLYHQAGMQFWEKKLVSVEGGDYECFSVETAGGTHAQVETTGKTTKYLDEVVIMQSTRLILETVKGAWAVIKPCSIGKVQSTLRTCKEEVNILAVNSSGSTSAVLSFVCDYLDAVQLIVEIWWFIQLDDSHAFGPTSLDILLEKLDTSVRRMKCCYAGLHRELEVQVLEFALLAILCRLSEFGTCSKLVLDKLHWIINHIDGLCADGSYELSDFSKEVKKVFDGNFIDGTPIVNICTFLDIFDLKPARDFEMLNATTAVLQVRDTDSENPLSYAYGLPVGVTFDMSLCNTSSHDRIWLRMVAGQSVQHVFLDLSCFEGNDKMKSCSRVIPFYATPMACSFVMRACLVIECPFGSIGTHQEGHGGPRDCVVQLCDELDVYFVSADTEQRQWSK comes from the exons ATGAGAAAGGAGTTGGGTGGTGATGGTGACCAAATGGACCGGGTTTTCCTACAG CTTAGCTCCATGGCTAGGGACATGTGTACAGAAGTAAGAATTGAAGCATTCAACGCACTTGCCAAAATGCAGAGAGTATCTGAAGGTGTTTTGCTTCAGTCACTGTCTAAGAAGATCATAAAAACTGACACTGGGAGTGCCTCTAGCATCAAAGGGAAAAAATTACCACCTAAATTATCATCCCCCTGTGCTGCTGGCATATTTGCACATGGGGTTGAAGATGAATTTTATCAG GTCCGAACAGTTGCATGTAAAACGCGGGGAGCTCTTGCAAAGCTTTCAAACCAATATGCACAGAAGGCCTTGGACTTGTTGATGGACATGATGAATGATGATACAGAAGCAGTTAGACTGCAAACTTTGCAGACGCTGTTTGATATGGCAACATATGGATGTTTGAGCATGCAGGAGAAGCACATGCACATG TTCCTTGGCATATTGATGGATCCCAATGTCGTAGTTCAAAATGCAGCACGCAAGATCCTAGGGTCAGTGAATCTGCCTAAACTTCAAATGTTTAAATCTGCACTTGATGGTCTCATTGCAGGTCTGGAGAAAAATCCAGAG GATCAAGATATATATGGCGTTCTGTTTTCCATTGGCAAGAATCATGGGAGCTTTTCAGCCAATATAGCCAAACAtttagccaaagag TTCTTTCAAGTTCGGTATATACTAGAAAGGAGGTACTATCTCAATTCG ATCAATATGGCATCTGATGGAGAGCTGATCTTGGATAAACCTAGAATCAAAGCATTGTTAATGGTTTCTGTCTTGGCTGCTTATGATGATAAAGACAAAAAACTGGATATACCCGCAGTTATATTATCACATGCAATTCCCCTATTTGGGATGATCTCGTGTGCACTAGCCGAAGATGAACAGGATTCACTCTTATCCTACTTGTATCATCAAGCTGGAATGCAGTTTTGGGAAAAGAAGTTAGTGTCTGTAGAAGGTGGAGATTATGAATGTTTCAGTGTTGAAACTGCGGGAGGAACTCATGCACAGGTAGAAACGACTGGAAAAACAACCAAGTACTTAGATGAAGTTGTGATAATGCAATCGACAAGGCTCATATTAGAAACAGTTAAAGGAGCCTGGGCTGTGATAAAGCCGTGCAGTATAGGAAAAGTTCAAAGTACTCTGAG AACATGCAAAGAAGAAGTCAATATCTTAGCTGTAAATTCTTCTGGATCAACTAGTGCGGTCTTGAGCTTTGTATGCGACTATCTTGATGCAGTACAGCTCATTGTTGAAATATGGTGGTTCATTCAGTTGGATGATTCTCATGCTTTTGGCCCCACATCACTTGATATTTTGCTTGAGAAGTTGGATACATCTGTGAGAAGGATGAAATGTTGTTATGCTGGATTGCATAGAGAACTGGAGGTTCAAGTCTTGGAGTTTGCTTTGTTAGCTATTTTATGTAGACTGTCTGAGTTTGGAACATGTTCAAAATTAGTGCTAGATAAGTTGCATTGGATAATTAATCACATTGATGGTCTGTGTGCCGATGGATCCTATGAGCTTTCCGACTTCAGCAAAGAAGTTAAGAAAGTGTTTGATGGTAACTTTATCGACGGCACTCCTATTGTCAACATTTGCACCTTTCTTGATATCTTTGATCTAAAACCAGCAAGAGATTTTGAAATGCTTAATGCTACAACTGCTGTGCTGCAAGTCCGGGATACAGATTCTGAAAATCCGTTATCATACGCTTATGGATTACCCGTGGGCGTGACCTTTGACATGTCTCTGTGCAATACCTCTAGTCATGATAGAATATGGCTCCGCATGGTTGCTGGTCAGTCCGTCCAACATGTCTTCTTAGACTTGTCTTGTTTTGAGGGCAATGATAAGATGAAGAGCTGCTCCAGAGTCATTCCTTTCTATGCTACCCCAATGGCATGTTCATTTGTTATGAGGGCATGCTTGGTAATTGAATGCCCATTTGGAAGTATCGGCACTCACCAGGAAGGACATGGAGGGCCAAGAGATTGTGTAGTCCAACTATGTGATGAATTGGATGTCTACTTTGTTAGTGCTGATACCGAGCAAAGGCAATGGTCGAAATGA
- the LOC125552089 gene encoding protein SIEL-like isoform X7 yields the protein MDEGLAASEPGPSVAKRARFMGPHASSSSGADPEMEIRALVSMASGLYPLARAEALSGLAAVLEKVNAGGGVVECCYACAEKLLRDEDEGIRLAAVRLVGLCAEKFAMRKELGGDGDQMDRVFLQLSSMARDMCTEVRIEAFNALAKMQRVSEGVLLQSLSKKIIKTDTGSASSIKGKKLPPKLSSPCAAGIFAHGVEDEFYQVRTVACKTRGALAKLSNQYAQKALDLLMDMMNDDTEAVRLQTLQTLFDMATYGCLSMQEKHMHMFLGILMDPNVVVQNAARKILGSVNLPKLQMFKSALDGLIAGLEKNPEDQDIYGVLFSIGKNHGSFSANIAKHLAKEFFQVRYILERRY from the exons ATGGACGAGGGCCTCGCCGCTTCTGAACCCGGCCCATCCGTCGCCAAGCGGGCTCGGTTTATGGGGCCGCACGCATCCAGTAGCTCAGGCGCTGACCCTGAGATGGAGATCCGAGCACTAGTCTCGATGGCCAGCGGACTCTACCCGTTGGCACGGGCGGAGGCGCTCAGCGGCCTCGCTGCGGTCCTCGAGAAGGTGAATGCCGGCGGCGGGGTTGTGGAGTGTTGCTACGCTTGCGCGGAGAAATTGCTGAGGGACGAGGACGAGGGTATCAGGTTGGCCGCTGTGCGATTG GTTGGCCTTTGTGCGGAAAAGTTTGCCATGAGAAAGGAGTTGGGTGGTGATGGTGACCAAATGGACCGGGTTTTCCTACAG CTTAGCTCCATGGCTAGGGACATGTGTACAGAAGTAAGAATTGAAGCATTCAACGCACTTGCCAAAATGCAGAGAGTATCTGAAGGTGTTTTGCTTCAGTCACTGTCTAAGAAGATCATAAAAACTGACACTGGGAGTGCCTCTAGCATCAAAGGGAAAAAATTACCACCTAAATTATCATCCCCCTGTGCTGCTGGCATATTTGCACATGGGGTTGAAGATGAATTTTATCAG GTCCGAACAGTTGCATGTAAAACGCGGGGAGCTCTTGCAAAGCTTTCAAACCAATATGCACAGAAGGCCTTGGACTTGTTGATGGACATGATGAATGATGATACAGAAGCAGTTAGACTGCAAACTTTGCAGACGCTGTTTGATATGGCAACATATGGATGTTTGAGCATGCAGGAGAAGCACATGCACATG TTCCTTGGCATATTGATGGATCCCAATGTCGTAGTTCAAAATGCAGCACGCAAGATCCTAGGGTCAGTGAATCTGCCTAAACTTCAAATGTTTAAATCTGCACTTGATGGTCTCATTGCAGGTCTGGAGAAAAATCCAGAG GATCAAGATATATATGGCGTTCTGTTTTCCATTGGCAAGAATCATGGGAGCTTTTCAGCCAATATAGCCAAACAtttagccaaagag TTCTTTCAAGTTCGGTATATACTAGAAAGGAG GTATTAA
- the LOC125552089 gene encoding protein SIEL-like isoform X2 encodes MDEGLAASEPGPSVAKRARFMGPHASSSSGADPEMEIRALVSMASGLYPLARAEALSGLAAVLEKVNAGGGVVECCYACAEKLLRDEDEGIRLAAVRLVGLCAEKFAMRKELGGDGDQMDRVFLQLSSMARDMCTEVRIEAFNALAKMQRVSEGVLLQSLSKKIIKTDTGSASSIKGKKLPPKLSSPCAAGIFAHGVEDEFYQVRTVACKTRGALAKLSNQYAQKALDLLMDMMNDDTEAVRLQTLQTLFDMATYGCLSMQEKHMHMFLGILMDPNVVVQNAARKILGSVNLPKLQMFKSALDGLIAGLEKNPEDQDIYGVLFSIGKNHGSFSANIAKHLAKEINMASDGELILDKPRIKALLMVSVLAAYDDKDKKLDIPAVILSHAIPLFGMISCALAEDEQDSLLSYLYHQAGMQFWEKKLVSVEGGDYECFSVETAGGTHAQVETTGKTTKYLDEVVIMQSTRLILETVKGAWAVIKPCSIGKVQSTLRTCKEEVNILAVNSSGSTSAVLSFVCDYLDAVQLIVEIWWFIQLDDSHAFGPTSLDILLEKLDTSVRRMKCCYAGLHRELEVQVLEFALLAILCRLSEFGTCSKLVLDKLHWIINHIDGLCADGSYELSDFSKEVKKVFDGNFIDGTPIVNICTFLDIFDLKPARDFEMLNATTAVLQVRDTDSENPLSYAYGLPVGVTFDMSLCNTSSHDRIWLRMVAGQSVQHVFLDLSCFEGNDKMKSCSRVIPFYATPMACSFVMRACLVIECPFGSIGTHQEGHGGPRDCVVQLCDELDVYFVSADTEQRQWSK; translated from the exons ATGGACGAGGGCCTCGCCGCTTCTGAACCCGGCCCATCCGTCGCCAAGCGGGCTCGGTTTATGGGGCCGCACGCATCCAGTAGCTCAGGCGCTGACCCTGAGATGGAGATCCGAGCACTAGTCTCGATGGCCAGCGGACTCTACCCGTTGGCACGGGCGGAGGCGCTCAGCGGCCTCGCTGCGGTCCTCGAGAAGGTGAATGCCGGCGGCGGGGTTGTGGAGTGTTGCTACGCTTGCGCGGAGAAATTGCTGAGGGACGAGGACGAGGGTATCAGGTTGGCCGCTGTGCGATTG GTTGGCCTTTGTGCGGAAAAGTTTGCCATGAGAAAGGAGTTGGGTGGTGATGGTGACCAAATGGACCGGGTTTTCCTACAG CTTAGCTCCATGGCTAGGGACATGTGTACAGAAGTAAGAATTGAAGCATTCAACGCACTTGCCAAAATGCAGAGAGTATCTGAAGGTGTTTTGCTTCAGTCACTGTCTAAGAAGATCATAAAAACTGACACTGGGAGTGCCTCTAGCATCAAAGGGAAAAAATTACCACCTAAATTATCATCCCCCTGTGCTGCTGGCATATTTGCACATGGGGTTGAAGATGAATTTTATCAG GTCCGAACAGTTGCATGTAAAACGCGGGGAGCTCTTGCAAAGCTTTCAAACCAATATGCACAGAAGGCCTTGGACTTGTTGATGGACATGATGAATGATGATACAGAAGCAGTTAGACTGCAAACTTTGCAGACGCTGTTTGATATGGCAACATATGGATGTTTGAGCATGCAGGAGAAGCACATGCACATG TTCCTTGGCATATTGATGGATCCCAATGTCGTAGTTCAAAATGCAGCACGCAAGATCCTAGGGTCAGTGAATCTGCCTAAACTTCAAATGTTTAAATCTGCACTTGATGGTCTCATTGCAGGTCTGGAGAAAAATCCAGAG GATCAAGATATATATGGCGTTCTGTTTTCCATTGGCAAGAATCATGGGAGCTTTTCAGCCAATATAGCCAAACAtttagccaaagag ATCAATATGGCATCTGATGGAGAGCTGATCTTGGATAAACCTAGAATCAAAGCATTGTTAATGGTTTCTGTCTTGGCTGCTTATGATGATAAAGACAAAAAACTGGATATACCCGCAGTTATATTATCACATGCAATTCCCCTATTTGGGATGATCTCGTGTGCACTAGCCGAAGATGAACAGGATTCACTCTTATCCTACTTGTATCATCAAGCTGGAATGCAGTTTTGGGAAAAGAAGTTAGTGTCTGTAGAAGGTGGAGATTATGAATGTTTCAGTGTTGAAACTGCGGGAGGAACTCATGCACAGGTAGAAACGACTGGAAAAACAACCAAGTACTTAGATGAAGTTGTGATAATGCAATCGACAAGGCTCATATTAGAAACAGTTAAAGGAGCCTGGGCTGTGATAAAGCCGTGCAGTATAGGAAAAGTTCAAAGTACTCTGAG AACATGCAAAGAAGAAGTCAATATCTTAGCTGTAAATTCTTCTGGATCAACTAGTGCGGTCTTGAGCTTTGTATGCGACTATCTTGATGCAGTACAGCTCATTGTTGAAATATGGTGGTTCATTCAGTTGGATGATTCTCATGCTTTTGGCCCCACATCACTTGATATTTTGCTTGAGAAGTTGGATACATCTGTGAGAAGGATGAAATGTTGTTATGCTGGATTGCATAGAGAACTGGAGGTTCAAGTCTTGGAGTTTGCTTTGTTAGCTATTTTATGTAGACTGTCTGAGTTTGGAACATGTTCAAAATTAGTGCTAGATAAGTTGCATTGGATAATTAATCACATTGATGGTCTGTGTGCCGATGGATCCTATGAGCTTTCCGACTTCAGCAAAGAAGTTAAGAAAGTGTTTGATGGTAACTTTATCGACGGCACTCCTATTGTCAACATTTGCACCTTTCTTGATATCTTTGATCTAAAACCAGCAAGAGATTTTGAAATGCTTAATGCTACAACTGCTGTGCTGCAAGTCCGGGATACAGATTCTGAAAATCCGTTATCATACGCTTATGGATTACCCGTGGGCGTGACCTTTGACATGTCTCTGTGCAATACCTCTAGTCATGATAGAATATGGCTCCGCATGGTTGCTGGTCAGTCCGTCCAACATGTCTTCTTAGACTTGTCTTGTTTTGAGGGCAATGATAAGATGAAGAGCTGCTCCAGAGTCATTCCTTTCTATGCTACCCCAATGGCATGTTCATTTGTTATGAGGGCATGCTTGGTAATTGAATGCCCATTTGGAAGTATCGGCACTCACCAGGAAGGACATGGAGGGCCAAGAGATTGTGTAGTCCAACTATGTGATGAATTGGATGTCTACTTTGTTAGTGCTGATACCGAGCAAAGGCAATGGTCGAAATGA
- the LOC125552089 gene encoding protein SIEL-like isoform X4 codes for MDEGLAASEPGPSVAKRARFMGPHASSSSGADPEMEIRALVSMASGLYPLARAEALSGLAAVLEKVNAGGGVVECCYACAEKLLRDEDEGIRLAAVRLVGLCAEKFAMRKELGGDGDQMDRVFLQLSSMARDMCTEVRIEAFNALAKMQRVSEGVLLQSLSKKIIKTDTGSASSIKGKKLPPKLSSPCAAGIFAHGVEDEFYQVRTVACKTRGALAKLSNQYAQKALDLLMDMMNDDTEAVRLQTLQTLFDMATYGCLSMQEKHMHMFLGILMDPNVVVQNAARKILGSVNLPKLQMFKSALDGLIAGLEKNPEDQDIYGVLFSIGKNHGSFSANIAKHLAKEFFQVRYILERRYYLNSVLMKL; via the exons ATGGACGAGGGCCTCGCCGCTTCTGAACCCGGCCCATCCGTCGCCAAGCGGGCTCGGTTTATGGGGCCGCACGCATCCAGTAGCTCAGGCGCTGACCCTGAGATGGAGATCCGAGCACTAGTCTCGATGGCCAGCGGACTCTACCCGTTGGCACGGGCGGAGGCGCTCAGCGGCCTCGCTGCGGTCCTCGAGAAGGTGAATGCCGGCGGCGGGGTTGTGGAGTGTTGCTACGCTTGCGCGGAGAAATTGCTGAGGGACGAGGACGAGGGTATCAGGTTGGCCGCTGTGCGATTG GTTGGCCTTTGTGCGGAAAAGTTTGCCATGAGAAAGGAGTTGGGTGGTGATGGTGACCAAATGGACCGGGTTTTCCTACAG CTTAGCTCCATGGCTAGGGACATGTGTACAGAAGTAAGAATTGAAGCATTCAACGCACTTGCCAAAATGCAGAGAGTATCTGAAGGTGTTTTGCTTCAGTCACTGTCTAAGAAGATCATAAAAACTGACACTGGGAGTGCCTCTAGCATCAAAGGGAAAAAATTACCACCTAAATTATCATCCCCCTGTGCTGCTGGCATATTTGCACATGGGGTTGAAGATGAATTTTATCAG GTCCGAACAGTTGCATGTAAAACGCGGGGAGCTCTTGCAAAGCTTTCAAACCAATATGCACAGAAGGCCTTGGACTTGTTGATGGACATGATGAATGATGATACAGAAGCAGTTAGACTGCAAACTTTGCAGACGCTGTTTGATATGGCAACATATGGATGTTTGAGCATGCAGGAGAAGCACATGCACATG TTCCTTGGCATATTGATGGATCCCAATGTCGTAGTTCAAAATGCAGCACGCAAGATCCTAGGGTCAGTGAATCTGCCTAAACTTCAAATGTTTAAATCTGCACTTGATGGTCTCATTGCAGGTCTGGAGAAAAATCCAGAG GATCAAGATATATATGGCGTTCTGTTTTCCATTGGCAAGAATCATGGGAGCTTTTCAGCCAATATAGCCAAACAtttagccaaagag TTCTTTCAAGTTCGGTATATACTAGAAAGGAGGTACTATCTCAATTCG GTATTAATGAAGTTATGA
- the LOC125552089 gene encoding protein SIEL-like isoform X1 gives MDEGLAASEPGPSVAKRARFMGPHASSSSGADPEMEIRALVSMASGLYPLARAEALSGLAAVLEKVNAGGGVVECCYACAEKLLRDEDEGIRLAAVRLVGLCAEKFAMRKELGGDGDQMDRVFLQLSSMARDMCTEVRIEAFNALAKMQRVSEGVLLQSLSKKIIKTDTGSASSIKGKKLPPKLSSPCAAGIFAHGVEDEFYQVRTVACKTRGALAKLSNQYAQKALDLLMDMMNDDTEAVRLQTLQTLFDMATYGCLSMQEKHMHMFLGILMDPNVVVQNAARKILGSVNLPKLQMFKSALDGLIAGLEKNPEDQDIYGVLFSIGKNHGSFSANIAKHLAKEFFQVRYILERRYYLNSINMASDGELILDKPRIKALLMVSVLAAYDDKDKKLDIPAVILSHAIPLFGMISCALAEDEQDSLLSYLYHQAGMQFWEKKLVSVEGGDYECFSVETAGGTHAQVETTGKTTKYLDEVVIMQSTRLILETVKGAWAVIKPCSIGKVQSTLRTCKEEVNILAVNSSGSTSAVLSFVCDYLDAVQLIVEIWWFIQLDDSHAFGPTSLDILLEKLDTSVRRMKCCYAGLHRELEVQVLEFALLAILCRLSEFGTCSKLVLDKLHWIINHIDGLCADGSYELSDFSKEVKKVFDGNFIDGTPIVNICTFLDIFDLKPARDFEMLNATTAVLQVRDTDSENPLSYAYGLPVGVTFDMSLCNTSSHDRIWLRMVAGQSVQHVFLDLSCFEGNDKMKSCSRVIPFYATPMACSFVMRACLVIECPFGSIGTHQEGHGGPRDCVVQLCDELDVYFVSADTEQRQWSK, from the exons ATGGACGAGGGCCTCGCCGCTTCTGAACCCGGCCCATCCGTCGCCAAGCGGGCTCGGTTTATGGGGCCGCACGCATCCAGTAGCTCAGGCGCTGACCCTGAGATGGAGATCCGAGCACTAGTCTCGATGGCCAGCGGACTCTACCCGTTGGCACGGGCGGAGGCGCTCAGCGGCCTCGCTGCGGTCCTCGAGAAGGTGAATGCCGGCGGCGGGGTTGTGGAGTGTTGCTACGCTTGCGCGGAGAAATTGCTGAGGGACGAGGACGAGGGTATCAGGTTGGCCGCTGTGCGATTG GTTGGCCTTTGTGCGGAAAAGTTTGCCATGAGAAAGGAGTTGGGTGGTGATGGTGACCAAATGGACCGGGTTTTCCTACAG CTTAGCTCCATGGCTAGGGACATGTGTACAGAAGTAAGAATTGAAGCATTCAACGCACTTGCCAAAATGCAGAGAGTATCTGAAGGTGTTTTGCTTCAGTCACTGTCTAAGAAGATCATAAAAACTGACACTGGGAGTGCCTCTAGCATCAAAGGGAAAAAATTACCACCTAAATTATCATCCCCCTGTGCTGCTGGCATATTTGCACATGGGGTTGAAGATGAATTTTATCAG GTCCGAACAGTTGCATGTAAAACGCGGGGAGCTCTTGCAAAGCTTTCAAACCAATATGCACAGAAGGCCTTGGACTTGTTGATGGACATGATGAATGATGATACAGAAGCAGTTAGACTGCAAACTTTGCAGACGCTGTTTGATATGGCAACATATGGATGTTTGAGCATGCAGGAGAAGCACATGCACATG TTCCTTGGCATATTGATGGATCCCAATGTCGTAGTTCAAAATGCAGCACGCAAGATCCTAGGGTCAGTGAATCTGCCTAAACTTCAAATGTTTAAATCTGCACTTGATGGTCTCATTGCAGGTCTGGAGAAAAATCCAGAG GATCAAGATATATATGGCGTTCTGTTTTCCATTGGCAAGAATCATGGGAGCTTTTCAGCCAATATAGCCAAACAtttagccaaagag TTCTTTCAAGTTCGGTATATACTAGAAAGGAGGTACTATCTCAATTCG ATCAATATGGCATCTGATGGAGAGCTGATCTTGGATAAACCTAGAATCAAAGCATTGTTAATGGTTTCTGTCTTGGCTGCTTATGATGATAAAGACAAAAAACTGGATATACCCGCAGTTATATTATCACATGCAATTCCCCTATTTGGGATGATCTCGTGTGCACTAGCCGAAGATGAACAGGATTCACTCTTATCCTACTTGTATCATCAAGCTGGAATGCAGTTTTGGGAAAAGAAGTTAGTGTCTGTAGAAGGTGGAGATTATGAATGTTTCAGTGTTGAAACTGCGGGAGGAACTCATGCACAGGTAGAAACGACTGGAAAAACAACCAAGTACTTAGATGAAGTTGTGATAATGCAATCGACAAGGCTCATATTAGAAACAGTTAAAGGAGCCTGGGCTGTGATAAAGCCGTGCAGTATAGGAAAAGTTCAAAGTACTCTGAG AACATGCAAAGAAGAAGTCAATATCTTAGCTGTAAATTCTTCTGGATCAACTAGTGCGGTCTTGAGCTTTGTATGCGACTATCTTGATGCAGTACAGCTCATTGTTGAAATATGGTGGTTCATTCAGTTGGATGATTCTCATGCTTTTGGCCCCACATCACTTGATATTTTGCTTGAGAAGTTGGATACATCTGTGAGAAGGATGAAATGTTGTTATGCTGGATTGCATAGAGAACTGGAGGTTCAAGTCTTGGAGTTTGCTTTGTTAGCTATTTTATGTAGACTGTCTGAGTTTGGAACATGTTCAAAATTAGTGCTAGATAAGTTGCATTGGATAATTAATCACATTGATGGTCTGTGTGCCGATGGATCCTATGAGCTTTCCGACTTCAGCAAAGAAGTTAAGAAAGTGTTTGATGGTAACTTTATCGACGGCACTCCTATTGTCAACATTTGCACCTTTCTTGATATCTTTGATCTAAAACCAGCAAGAGATTTTGAAATGCTTAATGCTACAACTGCTGTGCTGCAAGTCCGGGATACAGATTCTGAAAATCCGTTATCATACGCTTATGGATTACCCGTGGGCGTGACCTTTGACATGTCTCTGTGCAATACCTCTAGTCATGATAGAATATGGCTCCGCATGGTTGCTGGTCAGTCCGTCCAACATGTCTTCTTAGACTTGTCTTGTTTTGAGGGCAATGATAAGATGAAGAGCTGCTCCAGAGTCATTCCTTTCTATGCTACCCCAATGGCATGTTCATTTGTTATGAGGGCATGCTTGGTAATTGAATGCCCATTTGGAAGTATCGGCACTCACCAGGAAGGACATGGAGGGCCAAGAGATTGTGTAGTCCAACTATGTGATGAATTGGATGTCTACTTTGTTAGTGCTGATACCGAGCAAAGGCAATGGTCGAAATGA